The following coding sequences are from one Ctenopharyngodon idella isolate HZGC_01 chromosome 17, HZGC01, whole genome shotgun sequence window:
- the txlnbb gene encoding taxilin beta b, translating to MESCSQPTNGDTKANVTHDLTEDLGQQLEDIINTYPVNEQPGEPEDVEEEAVPGKAKEQKMEKKMLKGLGKEAMLLMQSLNKLGTPEKKLEALIKKHAELLEEHRSDQKQLKVLQKKLLQVLKEKDQLQSEHSRAVLARSKLESLCRELQRHNKTLKEETLQRCREDDLKRKEITTHFQSTLTDIQAQIEEHSSRNNKLCQENSDLAEKLKDLISKYDEREANLEKVFKHRDLQQKLLETKLKQANMMLKDAEEKHKLEKEHLLTQTAEAKIQVKLLKGQETDMKAQLAVYSEKFDEFQGTVSRSNGVYASFKQDMDKMAKKMKKLEKEAMGWKSRFDGCNKALLDMVADKALKEKEFELFTLKTKKLENLCRALQDERKTLYQKLHGSQQAGANDAAAAASVTTEKATEATEEVAVTKEEVAVLTEVVSQELDTPIDPICESPADATPLTKELVNLKAEKARLQELAAAFTIRRHMSPEPCEDSNSCAESADATHGEEQVDEEPNFTEEMQSLTDTLSEEHQELRDKDMQSVD from the exons ATGGAGAGCTGTTCCCAACCTACAAATGGAGATACCAAGGCCAATGTAACCCATGACCTCACTGAGGATCTGGGTCAGCAGCTGGAGGACATTATCAACACCTATCCGGTGAACGAACAGCCAGGTGAGCCTGAGGATGTTGAGGAAGAGGCTGTTCCAGGCAAGGCTAAAGAGCAGAAAATGGAGAAGAAGATGCTTAAAGGCCTCG GGAAGGAAGCCATGCTGCTCATGCAGAGCCTGAACAAACTGGGAACGCCTGAGAAGAAACTAGAAGCTCTCATCAAAAAACATGCAGAACTG CTGGAGGAGCATCGCTCGGACCAGAAACAGCTGAAAGTCCTGCAGAAGAAACTTCTCCAGGTCCTGAAGGAGAAGGATCAGCTTCAGAGTGAACACAGCCGAGCTGTTCTGGCCCGCAGTAAACTAGAAAGCCTGTGCAGGGAGCTGCAAAGACACAACAAGACGTTAAAG GAAGAAACTCTACAGAGGTGTCGTGAAGATGATCTTAAGAGGAAGGAAATCACCACGCATTTCCAGAGCACGCTGACGGACATCCAGGCCCAGATCGAGGAACACAGCAGCCGCAATAACAAACTGTGCCAGGAGAACAGCGACCTGGCTGAGAAACTCAAGGACCTCATATCAAAATATGACGAGCGAGAGGCG aatcttgAAAAAGTGTTCAAGCACAGAGACCTGCAGCAGAAATTACTGGAGACAAAACTTAAACAGGCCAACATGATGCTCAAAGATGCTGAGGAGAAACACAAGCTGGAGAAGGAGCAT TTACTGACGCAGACTGCAGAGGCCAAAATACAGGTTAAACTTCTGAAAGGACAAGAGACTGACATGAAGGCCCAG CTTGCTGTATATTCTGAGAAGTTTGATGAATTCCAAGGGACAGTATCTAGGAGCAATGGTGTATATGCCAGCTTCAAACAGGACATGGACAAG ATGGCAAAGAAGATGAAAAAGTTGGAGAAGGAAGCAATGGGCTGGAAATCACGTTTTGATGGCTGCAATAAAGCTCTTCTTGATATGGTTGCAGAT AAAGCACTGAAGGAGAAGGAGTTTGAACTCTTCACCCTGAAGACCAAGAAACTGGAGAATCTCTGTAGAGCACTTCAAGATGAGAGGAAAACACTGTATCAGAAGCTCCATGGGTCCCAACAGGCTGGAGCCAACGATGCAGCGGCTGCTGCGTCTGTCACTACCGAGAAAGCTACAGAAGCAACAGAGGAAGTTGCAGTAACTAAAGAGGAAGTGGCAGTCTTAACAGAAGTGGTCAGTCAAGAACTAGACACTCCCATTGATCCAATCTGTGAGTCTCCCGCAGATGCAACGCCGCTGACCAAAGAGCTCGTCAACCTGAAGGCTGAGAAAGCTCGGCTACAGGAGCTCGCGGCAGCATTCACCATTCGCCGCCACATGTCGCCAGAGCCTTGTGAAGACTCAAACAGCTGTGCTGAGAGTGCAGATGCCACTCACGGTGAGGAACAGGTCGACGAGGAGCCCAACTTCACAGAGGAGATGCAGTCCCTCACAGACACACTGTCTGAAGAACATCAAGAGCTCAGAGACAAAGACATGCAGTCGGTTGATTAG
- the LOC127498123 gene encoding gap junction epsilon-1 protein → MSLNYIKNFYEGCLRPPTVIGQFHTLFFGSVRMFFLGVLGFAVYGNEALHFSCDPDRREINLFCYNQFRPVTPQVFWALQLVTVLVPGAVFHLYAAYKNINQEDILEKPKYTVFYIISVLLRIVLEMAAFWLQSRLFGFLVHPLYFCDASSLEKTFNFTKCMVPEHFEKTIFLSAMYIFTIITLILCMAEIFEILCRRLGYLTNQSQS, encoded by the exons ATGTCCTTAAACTACATCAAGAACTTCTATGAGGGATGC ctccGGCCTCCAACTGTGATTGGTCAATTCCACACCCTGTTTTTTGGCTCTGTGCGCATGTTCTTCCTGGGTGTTCTGGGATTTGCAGTTTATGGGAATGAGGCCCTTCACTTTAGCTGTGACCCCGACAGAAGAGAGATCAACCTCTTCTGTTACAATCAGTTCAGACCTGTAACGCCTCAG gtgttttgGGCCCTGCAGCTAGTGACGGTTCTTGTTCCAGGGGCTGTGTTTCATCTGTATGCCGCctataaaaacataaatcaaGAGGATATTCTAGAAAAACCAAAGTACACAGTGTTCTACATCATTTCTGTACTATTACGAATTGTCCTGGAGATGGCAGCATTCTGGCTCCAGAGTCGCCTCTTTGGATTCCTGGTTCATCCTCTGTACTTCTGTGACGCCAGTTCACTGGAGAAGACATTTAACTTCACCAAGTGTATGGTACCGGAGCACTTTGAAAAGACCATCTTCCTCAGTGCAATGTACATTTTCACCATTATCACCTTGATTCTGTGTATGGCTGAGATTTTTGAAATCCTCTGCAGAAGGCTGGGCTATTTAACAAATCAATCACAATCGTAA
- the hivep2b gene encoding transcription factor HIVEP2, translating into MEAAKTSGEAECSEQIISFKDDEKHLPSEMTQRGQSSGSEDKIRLVEQPQTPAVSPSPSMESQVLASGNILTSKSREQCHIQLRRKNVPLPNKRYLQSEYELLSEGLHKKEQKSVKTGKYVCQYCGRACAKPSVLKKHIRSHTGERPYPCIPCGFSFKTKSNLYKHRKSHTHAVKAGLVSFSEQDSKKMDEELTVAEGEMRFDAEQSSDTDEEVVEDLSLDTTSHIKDTGGFVQEKGGKLAKKEAMCSAQTSVKQETGSSGKVSLWQFREMTAPAAIAQVEQMVEFSSIKQRLALRLSEKKSQDSDQSLSLPSSYSKGSTDSGYFSRSESAEQQFNQSSASAKSYQEIMFGKCYKPTTRPKQSITVQTCMTDINEATSSFMITLNKGMMPGDTDSSIHRSKKDLVRSIKIDSESFQEEDYQECQNPSSDFLETASDSSVFLRSNSLPTSSNSNLNSPEGLRSSNSFDERMTGADVTYRGAMGMRRLMRQAAFEHSANEGHAESDCYAHLACSLKSDLKIHSIDDSKMGAENCQETDLCSISPSYLSENSTRKRRKDKNVMEEEDFHIQVKPSGHSEEPEIKQTTLDTAYSETERRAGSNVISVIQHTNSLNRLNSSEKQSDVRSHPLEKIVTYKFMEKEHSMEGHRTEGVDWQWGSSSFLHQKLHMPPSQPSIQVPEIRVTVEPDRPEKVLDVGVKQKEKPIEEFQWPQRSETLSQFPMEKLPPKKKRLRLAEMECSSGESSFESACTSLSRSPSQDSNLSHSSSFSQSLDREETLNLVSHSNPDEFNKPLEFLSVPGSSQSHHREMRRSASEQAPYKLPSEVPEFRSKSFDYGSLSPSLTSRQEEVKERRRAFLVRQVSLSGEPETQGGTVSDEMSKRTNSPSKPFAPEGSIEKMTYSSISGSPFPQHKQYSPVQASSQYAKPNVCNVHDMDSVMLLIKKEPEESNASESYINLRKPQEDCSQSLGNVLSTIAVLSQAQQALASQSTSSLLVPVRIQMQVPSYGNITYTSISHILDSQTNNPISCIEHKTSSCQSLAIVMTQNNVGCELSSVSGHPRRLLRSPQASPAKLNTGIPLSLTSKTISTTEAPSGGANKRMLSPASSIELFTEAKQQKRVKDENIYGQIVEELSAVELGNLEGEKKSHKKGFQSESTPEPCEPTEVVDMDDASQNIYSNPKLQFSARIPQDAAMMECKPTSEHMIASYRFGSSIGAMPSAITGALLFSKFPGLHTTTCVSWCYLNSTKPNSTQTVAHFSEYASWFVRCHNPNPPDLSTGMVLALLRSKQGRQNAIYSIATMHQPGVLVTSTPWRPKQEQVTPDYREEDTKQDVRIRDISQRCKSLREDVASTIRQAEPVRVKIFEGGYKSNEEYVYVRGRGRGKYICEECGIRCKKPSMLKKHIRTHTDVRPYMCKCCNFAFKTKGNLTKHMKSKAHMKKCLELGVSPTAMDNTEDADDTQKSSGIMPLETTIKHQFSDVEDSDGVDDDEPDDDEDDECDGDSTPKTLSRSTSPQSYAVNKPCLSGCLPKHFDPNRNLPKEQLEVSSQSLEDDLTFEQSSSSFESCPPHLLSPCWDSPRQRYISPRGNLSPQCHPLSCRDLSPLRAISPRRDLSIRGDFSPVRQLSPVRPTGSDPSGQRAQSPLGRQKGVLRAVSPRRGSYQHRTLMDPGRSVRFQASPLRPIIGVHSDTGMDQGDTPQNLYVPVGLCSSKNLSTNLQPDIFSHLPLHSQGQVPTPVPMIPIGGLRMPSTSISGAAGERNSLPSIPQGNILETASSGRTSAPVLDPGVAYSGEIATASSGLQSKDDKKEESIYICAKAIASLRITSEDATDKPPKS; encoded by the exons CGTACTAAAGAAGCACATCCGTTCTCATACTGGCGAACGACCATATCCGTGTATTCCTTGCGGTTTCTCATTTAAAACTAAGAGCAACCTGTACAAACACAGAAAATCTCACACCCATGCAGTGAAAGCAGGATTggtttcattttcagaacaagACAGCAAGAAAATGGATGAGGAGTTGACTGTGGCAGAGGGTGAGATGCGTTTTGATGCTGAGCAGAGCAGTGACACAGATGAAGAAGTTGTGGAGGACTTGTCCTTGGATACAACAAGCCATATCAAAGACACAGGGGGTTTCGTGCAAGAAAAAGGAGGGAAACTGGCAAAAAAGGAAGCAATGTGCTCTGCTCAGACTTCAGTCAAACAGGAAACAGGGTCATCAGGAAAAGTATCTTTATGGCAGTTCAGGGAAATGACGGCACCTGCGGCTATTGCTCAGGTAGAGCAAATGGTTGAATTCTCCTCCATCAAGCAAAGACTGGCACTTCGGCTTTCGGAGAAGAAAAGTCAAGACTCTGATCAGTCTCTTTCCCTGCCCAGTTCATACAGTAAAGGCAGCACTGATTCAGGATACTTCTCACGCTCTGAGAGTGCCGAGCAACAGTTCAACCAGTCGAGTGCAAGTGCCAAATCGTATCAAGAAATTATGTTTGGGAAATGTTATAAACCAACGACCAGGCCAAAGCAATCAATCACTGTACAAACGTGCATGACAGACATAAATGAAGCCACATCTAGCTTCATGATTACACTGAACAAAGGCATGATGCCTGGTGACACAGACTCCTCCATTCACAGAAGCAAAAAAGACCTAGTTCGATCAATAAAAATTGATTCAGAGTCCTTCCAAGAGGAAGATTACCAAGAATGTCAAAACCCTAGCTCTGACTTTCTGGAAACGGCATCAGACAGTAGTGTATTCTTGCGCAGTAATTCTCTTCCAACCTCATCCAATTCGAATCTAAATTCTCCAGAAGGGCTAAGAAGCAGTAATTCATTTGATGAGAGAATGACAGGTGCTGATGTCACATACCGGGGTGCAATGGGTATGAGGAGACTCATGCGGCAAGCCGCGTTTGAGCACTCTGCTAACGAAGGACATGCAGAATCAGACTGCTACGCTCATCTGGCTTGCAGCTTAAAATCAGACTTGAAAATTCACAGCATAGATGATTCCAAAATGGGTGCAGAAAACTGTCAAGAAACTGATCTATGCTCCATTTCTCCAAGCTATTTATCTGAAAATTCTACAAGGAAACgaagaaaagacaaaaatgtcatGGAGGAAGAAGACTTTCATATCCAAGTCAAGCCTTCTGGACACTCAGAGGAACCTGAAATAAAGCAAACTACTTTAGATACTGCCTATTCTGAGACTGAGAGAAGGGCTGGCAGCAATGTTATCTCTGTCATTCAGCACACAAATTCATTAAACAGACTAAACTCTTCAGAAAAGCAGAGTGATGTTAGATCACATCCCTTAGAAAAAATTGTCACTTACAAATTCATGGAAAAGGAGCATAGCATGGAGGGACACAGAACAGAAGGAGTAGACTGGCAATGGGGAAGCAGCAGTTTTCTGCACCAGAAACTTCATATGCCACCATCTCAGCCTAGTATCCAAGTTCCAGAGATTAGAGTAACTGTGGAGCCTGACAGACCGGAAAAGGTTCTGGATGTAGGAGTCAAGCAGAAGGAAAAACCCATTGAAGAGTTCCAGTGGCCACAGAGGAGTGAAACTCTGTCACAGTTTCCAATGGAGAAACTACCACCCAAAAAGAAACGCTTGAGATTAGCAGAGATGGAATGTTCTTCTGGAGAATCTAGTTTTGAATCTGCTTGCACAAGTCTGTCCAGAAGCCCGAGTCAAGATAGCAATTTGTCTCACAGCTCAAGTTTTTCCCAGTCCCTCGACAGAGAGGAGACCCTTAACCTTGTGTCCCATTCCAACCCAGATGAGTTTAATAAGCCTTTGGAGTTCTTATCTGTGCCAGGAAGTTCACAGAGTCATCACAGAGAGATGAGACGTTCTGCTTCAGAGCAGGCACCCTATAAATTACCTTCGGAGGTTCCAGAATTTCGAAGCAAGTCTTTTGATTATGGCAGTCTTTCTCCTTCATTGACATCTAGGCAGGAGGAAGTTAAAGAGCGTAGAAGGGCCTTCTTGGTTAGGCAGGTATCATTAAGTGGTGAACCCGAGACGCAAGGTGGCACAGTGTCAGATGAAATGAGCAAGAGAACAAACTCACCAAGCAAACCATTTGCACCTGAGGGATCCATTGAGAAAATGACGTACTCTTCGATTTCCGGTAGTCCTTTTCCACAACACAAACAATATAGCCCAGTGCAAGCCTCATCTCAATATGCTAAACCAAATGTTTGCAATGTTCATGACATGGATAGTGTAATGCTTCTAATTAAGAAAGAACCTGAAGAATCCAATGCATCTGAATCTTATATTAACTTAAGAAAACCCCAGGAAGATTGTTCCCAGAGTTTAGGCAATGTTTTGTCAACGATAGCAGTGCTTTCACAAGCTCAGCAAGCATTAGCCAGTCAAAGCACATCTAGCTTGTTAGTTCCTGTCAGAATTCAGATGCAAGTACCATCTTATGGAAACATAACGTACACTAGCATATCTCATATTCTGGATTCTCAAACAAACAATCCTATATCATGCATAGAACACAAAACATCCTCCTGTCAAAGTCTTGCCATTGTCATGACACAAAATAACGTAGGTTGTGAACTATCTTCAGTATCAGGGCACCCTAGGCGACTACTGCGCAGCCCGCAGGCATCACCAGCAAAGCTTAATACAGGCATACCTCTATCATTAACCTCCAAAACCATCTCAACTACAGAGGCCCCCAGTGGTGGAGCAAACAAGCGCATGCTCTCGCCTGCAAGTAGCATCGAACTCTTCACTGAAGCAAAACAGCAAAAGCGAGTCAAAGATGAGAACATTTATGGCCAGATTGTTGAAGAGCTTAGTGCTGTTGAGTTAGGAAATCTTgaaggtgaaaaaaaaagtcacaagaAAGGTTTCCAATCAGAAAGCACCCCAGAGCCATGTGAGCCCACTGAGGTGGTAGATATGGATGATGCCAGCCAAAACATTTACAGTAATCCAAAGTTACAGTTTTCTGCCAGAATTCCTCAAGACGCTGCTATGATGGAGTGTAAACCAACATCTGAACACATGATAGCTAGTTATCGTTTTGGTTCTAGTATAGGTGCAATGCCCTCTGCAATCACTGGTGCTTTACTGTTCTCCAAGTTTCCAGGTCTTCACACTACTACTTGTGTGAGCTGGTGCTATCTCAACTCCACTAAGCCAAATAGCACCCAAACAGTCGCACATTTCTCGGAGTATGCCTCATGGTTTGTGAGATGCCATAACCCTAACCCACCCGATCTTAGCACTGGGATGGTTCTTGCTCTTCTCCGATCCAAACAGGGGAGGCAGAATGCTATTTATTCAATCGCTACCATGCATCAGCCTGGAGTACTTGTGACCTCCACTCCCTGGAGACCGAAGCAAGAACAA GTAACTCCAGACTACAGAGAGGAAGATACAAAACAGGATGTGAGGATAAGAGACATAAGCCAGAGGTGCAAATCTTTACGAGAGGACGTTGCATCTACCATACGGCAAGCAGAACCAGTTCGTGTGAAGATTTTTGAAGGAGG GTACAAGTCTAATGAGGAATATGTGTATGTGAGGGGCCGTGGTCGGGGAAAGTATATATGTGAAGAGTGTGGAATTCGTTGTAAGAAGCCAAGCATGCTCAAGAAACACATACGAACGCACACGGATGTGCGACCCTACATGTGCAAGTGCTGcaactttgcttttaaaactAAAG ggaatCTCACCAAGCATATGAAGTCAAAAGCTCACATGAAAAAATGCCTTGAACTTGGAGTTTCACCCACAGCTATGGACAATACAGAGGATGCTG ATGACACCCAGAAGTCCTCTGGCATCATGCCATTGGAAACAACCATTAAACATCAGTTCTCAGATGTGGAAGACTCTGATGGGGTCGATGATGATGAACCAGacgatgatgaagatgatgaatgTGATGGTGATTCTACACCAAAAACGCTGTCCAGAAGCACAAGTCCTCAGTCCTATGCAGTCAACAAGCCATGTCTGTCTGGCTGTCTCCCTAAACACTTTGACCCAAACCGCAATCTACCGAAGGAACAGCTTGAAGTTTCCTCTCAGAGTCTTGAGGATGATCTGACCTTTGAGCAGTCCAGCAGCTCCTTTGAGTCTTGCCCACCTCACCTGCTGTCGCCTTGTTGGGATTCACCTCGCCAGCGGTACATATCCCCAAGAGGTAATCTCTCGCCGCAATGTCACCCGTTGTCATGCCGTGATTTGTCTCCTTTAAGAGCCATTTCTCCAAGGAGAGATCTGAGCATCAGAGGGGATTTTTCACCCGTCCGGCAGCTGTCACCTGTAAGACCTACAGGTTCAGACCCATCGGGACAGCGAGCACAGTCTCCGCTGGGTCGACAAAAAGGGGTGCTCAGGGCCGTGTCTCCACGGAGGGGGTCTTATCAGCACAGGACCCTCATGGATCCAGGAAGGAGTGTGAGATTTCAAGCTTCTCCCCTTAGACCAATCATCGGAGTTCACTCAGACACGGGAATG gatcaAGGGGATACTCCTCAGAATCTATATGTTCCTGTTGGCCTATGCAGCAGTAAGAATCTGTCCACAAACCTGCAGCCAGACATCTTCAGCCATTTGCCTTTGCACTCTCAAGGACAGGTGCCAACACCTGTTCCGATGATCCCTATTGGGGGGTTAAGAATGCCCTCCACGTCAATATCTGGTGCTGCTGGGGAGAGAAATTCACTCCCATCAATTCCACAGGGGAATATATTAGAAACGGCTAGTTCTGGCCGGACCTCAGCCCCTGTCCTAGATCCTGGAGTAGCGTACAGTGGAGAAATAGCAACCGCATCCTCTGGCCTTCAAAGCAAAGATGATAAGAAGGAGGAGAGCATCTACATCTGTGCAAAAGCTATTGCATCCCTCAGAATCACATCTGAAGATGCCACAGATAAACCACCTAAAAGCTGA